CTCGATTTCAAACTGGATTGTCCGTTGTTTAATATTCATTTCGTATCGTTGCCCCCCTGCTCAATATCTTTAACCCGGGAAAACAGCGCTTCCAATTTGAGCAACAGTGCATCGATCCGCAACCGTTGACGGTAACCGATAGCAGGTGTTCCCCACAATTTCTGGGCGGAACCAATATTCCCGATAACTCCCGCTTGTGCGCCGATTTCATTTCGGTCGCCCACTTTAATATGGCCGCCAAAACCGACTTGCCCACCAACCCGGTTGTTGGATCCGATTTTCGCTGATCCAGAGATACCGGTTTGAGCAGCGATCACGTTGTGTTCTCCTAATCGAACATTGTGTGCTACTTGAACAAAATTATCGAGTTTCGTTCCCTTCGCGATTGTAGTGGCGCCAGATAGGGCTCGATCAACACAACTATTCGCACCTACCGAAACATCGTCCTCGAGAACTACCGTTCCTAACTGCGGAACGCTGTGATACACCCCCTGCTCGTTCGGATGAAATGCGAACCCTTCCGAACCAATCACTGCGCCGTCTTTAACGGTTACACGGTCTCTCAAAATCACCCGGTCGCGGAGTGAAACTTGTGGATGAATTCGGCAGTCTTTGCCAATTATCACCTCTCTACCAACAACCACATGACCATAAAGAATTGTACCTGCACCAATGTCTGTACGATCCCCAATAATGCTGAACGGACCTATCGATACATTCTCAGAGATTGCCACATCGCGACCTATAATGGCACTGGGATGAATCCCTGTAGGTTCCGGTAGTGGAGGATGGATTCGCTGAAGCAATGTAGTAAATACTTCGTACGGATTTCCGACCCGTACGACGCTTACTGCCAAAGCCGGTTCATCATGTTTTACAAGAATCGCGGCGGCATTGCTTTGCTCAGCATCTTT
The sequence above is a segment of the bacterium genome. Coding sequences within it:
- the lpxD gene encoding UDP-3-O-(3-hydroxymyristoyl)glucosamine N-acyltransferase, which translates into the protein MIKLSEIANEFGGTLEGEDKAIERLARLEEAGANELSFLSDPRYRKDAEQSNAAAILVKHDEPALAVSVVRVGNPYEVFTTLLQRIHPPLPEPTGIHPSAIIGRDVAISENVSIGPFSIIGDRTDIGAGTILYGHVVVGREVIIGKDCRIHPQVSLRDRVILRDRVTVKDGAVIGSEGFAFHPNEQGVYHSVPQLGTVVLEDDVSVGANSCVDRALSGATTIAKGTKLDNFVQVAHNVRLGEHNVIAAQTGISGSAKIGSNNRVGGQVGFGGHIKVGDRNEIGAQAGVIGNIGSAQKLWGTPAIGYRQRLRIDALLLKLEALFSRVKDIEQGGNDTK